The Alicyclobacillus acidoterrestris genome contains the following window.
GAAATGGTTCTTCAAAATGATGCATTTCGCCAAGTCATACAAGTTGGAAACCTGAACCCATTTGCATTGTCAGAAACAGAAGCTCGTGCTGTACGCGATAACTTCAAAACCATGTTCGGTATGTTTCACCAGCCTGTCCAATTCATCGTTCGCGGACGTCGAATGGATTTAACGGATTATCGGCAGTACTTCTCTCAAACATATCGGGCAACAGCAGAAAAATGGGAAAATGACCGATTGCTCGAATACGGCCGTCACTTAGAAGCCCATCTCGTCGAACACGGTAACCGACAGCGTACAATTCGTGAAAACTTATTTATCACACAAGCTGATACAGGATTACTTGGGGAACACGACTTGGAAGAACTCCGTCGCACGCTGCGCCAGGAAACAGAAACAGCATATAGCGGCTTGGCTCGTTGCCGTGTCTCCCCTCACATTCTGTCCAGTGAAGAAACCATTGAGGCACAACAGTTCTTTTGGAACCGAGAGAGAATTCATGCGCGTGCGCGCGATGCTGTGGCATATCAAAGTCTCAAGGAGTACCTAATTGGAGACGAGTCAGAGGTGAACTTCGGTGCTTAAAAGGAAAAAGAAAAACCGATTAATTGAAGCAAAACAAGAAGAAATCACTGAAGTATGGGGTCAACACGCACCGACCCTCCAAGACGTCATCGCGACAGCAAGTCACGTTCAATTTCACCCGAATCACGTAGAGATCGCGCCAAACAATTACCGTCGGACCTATTACGTGACGCGTATGCCGAGTAACGTGCACTTCGGATTTTTGAATCAATTTTTCGACTTTGGAGCCGATGTTGACGTGTCAGTACACATCGAGCAGGCAGACTCCGGGAGACAGATTAGAAATTTGAACTCGACAATTGGAAGCCTTCAAGCGCAAATCCGTGTTGACGAAAAAGCGGACCGTACAGAGAACGTCGCTTTCAACCAATCGAGGATTCAGGAGCTAAACACGCTTCGTCTCTTACTTCAACGAGGAGACGAAAAGATGTATTACTTGACCGTATTAGTAACGGTATCTGCAGACTCTCTTGTTGAACTAGAACGGGCATGTACGATACTTGAGCGCGAAGGCGGCGGTCGTGGATTCCAACTTATTGATGCTGCGTATCTGCAACAAGAGGGATTGCTCTCTGTCGCGCCAATCGGAATCAACAAATTGCGATACCCAATGGAAGTGTTCGGGTCATTTCTTGCCAACATGTTTCCGTTTGTCTCATCGCAGTTCAGCCATCGACGCGGACCATTAGTGGGCTTCGACTTGGTCTCGAAAGCACCAATGTTCTATGACGCGTGGCACAAGGATCTAAGCAACGCCAATATGTTTGTTAGTGGTGTTTCCGGTAGCGGAAAGAGTTACACAGTCAAGATGATCGTTGCACACTCGATACTCCATGACATCCAGACCGCCATTGTCGACTGGGAGGGCGAATACGCTGACCTCGCTAGAAGCATGGGGGGAATCGTTGTGACCATCGATTACAATTCCACAAACCTCATGAATCCTTGTGAAATCGAAGAAGAGGACTATATCGACGAGCACACAGGTGAAAAGAAAAAACGCGTCGATATCAACGAGAAGATTGATGAAATGGTGAACTTCACAAAGTACGCTGCTTCTCTCACCGGTACTGAACAACTCAAGGCCGCAGAGATCGCGCTCATTGATCGTCTTTGGAAGCAAATCTATCGCGATGAGTTTGGATTTACGGAAGACGCCAACAGCTTATACGAAACTAGGCGGCAAATGGTCGGGGACAAACTCCAAATGCGCACCCGCCGTAAACAACCACAGTTCAGCGACTTCTACAAACTAGTGGTCGAAGAGGCTGAAAATGATACGCGATTCATTGATTTGCGCGACCGTCTGAAACGTATAACCGCAGGTGAATCTCTTGGACTATTTGACTGCCAGTCAAAAGTTTCCTTGTCTGAGGCGCCAATCATTGTATTCGATTTGTCCAAACTTCACGAGAATAGCGATCTTCGTAAACTTGGACAGTACGTTGCACTTGAATACATTATCGAGTCGTTTATAAAAAAGAATCCCTCACAGAAAAAGCGTGTCATTGTGGACGAAGCCCAAAAAGCACTTGAAAACCGTGAAGGTACACCGGCTGGAGAGTACGCCGCAGTATTTCTCGACAACGCATTTACACGTATTCGTAAACGAGGAGGGTCTGCCTGTGCCGCAAGTCAACAGTTCAGTATTTTTGCATCAAATAAATATGGTGCAAGTATCATCCGCAACTCGGATACAAAGCTTCTATTAAAACAAAACGAGCTAGACGGACCTATGCTTAAAGAACTGTTTGGGCTTGCAGACCATGAATTACAAAGGCTCTACGATGCGCAGCAAGGTGAAGTACGATGGGACGTCAATGGTGAAATCGTCTATAGCTACTACAAAGCAACTCCATGGGAACACAAGCTGTTCAATACTAGACATGTACAAGCAGAGGAAGGGGCGTAAGCACCATGAATACGACCCTTTTGCCTTGGCTCAACTTCCTGATGACCGTGCTCATGGCATCTTCGGCAGGCTTCTCAATCGTACAAATGTCTCTTGCCGGAATCTCTATTGTAGCCGCAACGCCTCAGAAGCGTGCTGAAGCCTTATCACGTGTGAAATGGATAGCGCTTGGGGTCATTGTGTCCCTGTGCTCATACTTTCTAACGCGTTTCATTGCTTACGAAGCGTCGCTAATAGCACCACACGTAACGGCAACTTCACCAGGAATGACGTATAGCAACGGGCAACTTGTCAAACTACCTGGAGTCAAAGATGGCGGTGGACTCGAAGGCTGGATTGTCAATGCAGTCTTCTCCACCCTCACCGACCTTTTTAGCATGTTCGCCGCTGCGTTCTGGGCGCTGGCTGGTTTTACTGGTCCAAGCGCAATGATTGACGCCAATATTCAAGACCAACAAAGCAACGGATACGTAATGGGAATATTCCCTGAAACCACATGGACTGCCATGATGTACGTTCAACACGCGCTTTACATATTTATTGCTATTGCTGCGCTTATCTCTTTTGTAGTTCAAGGCATACAAATTCAAAACTCTCCGAGCTCCTCAGTCGCAAAAGAACGTGCTGTTGGGTTAGCAAAGAGTGTCGCTACGACAGGCCTCATGCTTGGCGCTACACCCTACCTTCTTGGGCTGGCAAACGCAGGAGTATCTGACTTGACTCAGTACGTGCAGGGGCTTATTGGAGATCATACGGCCGCGATCGCGAAGGCAAATCCTATGGTAAACATCATGTTCAACCCCGGTACTTTGAATATGTCAGCGATCACTAACTTATCGTTGTTTTCAGGTAACTCTCTCATGAACTCTATCTTTGCTTTGATCTACAGTGCAGTCAACCTTGTCATGTGGATTGTCTATCAATGGCGACGCGTTGTACTCGCCTTTTTGATTACACTAATGCCACTTTTTTATATCGGATTTGTGACTGGACGTAAACCCGACTTAGCCATCCACTGGTGGAAAGAAGTCATCGCGTACATGTTCATACCTTTTGTCGTATCCCTTCTCTTACTCGTTGCACAAGTATTTATAGGGATTTAAGGAGGCATACTTCAATGACGAGTAGCAACTTCATAGACCTTCTCGTTGCTGTATTTGCGATGATACTCATGCTAATCAGTCACAAGCTGATTAAGTCATTTCTCGACCATATCTTCCCTGGTGGCCATGGCCACGGACCTGGAGCGCTCCTCTCAGGTATGATGGAAGGACTCGGTATGGCAGCCGGGCGAAAACTGTTTGATGGTGGTATATCACTCGCAAAAACCGGTGCCTCTCTTACAAGTGCAGCTGGAATTGCGGGAGTAGCATCAGCACTTAGTCACATGAGAAACAAGAAAGCCTTTGGTGAGGATGGCCTTTTAAGTGGTGTAACAAAGGCCACATCTGCTGTTTCTGCATCGGAGCCAAATGGGCTTTACCCGGGATCATTACCAACTGAAGAAAATGAGACCACTACATTTCTTCCACCAACAGGCTTTACGATGTCAGACACCGAACCAAGTGGATTCGAGACTGGTAAATCTAATTCAAGCATGTCGTTCGGCGCCCCTTTGGGTGAGTCGGATGCAGGTTTTTCTGCCACACAACGACCGGGTGCAGCGTCTCAATCCGTATATGATTCCCAATCTACTCTATATGGTGCAAAAACACAGCTCCGTCCTTCTGCTCAAAGTCGGATGGAAGAACTCTCTGGATTAAGGAATGCTGGAGTTGGAGAAGCCTTTCTCAATGGTGCAAAAGGACGTTTGAAATCCGATGCTATGCATCTACTGTCTGGGGAACGAGGAAAATTCTCTGGTGGTGTGAATAGTATATTTGCTGTAGCTAGACAGGAATTTGGGAAAAACGGGGACAACAAGATGGTCCGCGATAGCTATCTGCCAAGCATAGAACTTTT
Protein-coding sequences here:
- a CDS encoding VirB4 family type IV secretion system protein, with amino-acid sequence MYYLTVLVTVSADSLVELERACTILEREGGGRGFQLIDAAYLQQEGLLSVAPIGINKLRYPMEVFGSFLANMFPFVSSQFSHRRGPLVGFDLVSKAPMFYDAWHKDLSNANMFVSGVSGSGKSYTVKMIVAHSILHDIQTAIVDWEGEYADLARSMGGIVVTIDYNSTNLMNPCEIEEEDYIDEHTGEKKKRVDINEKIDEMVNFTKYAASLTGTEQLKAAEIALIDRLWKQIYRDEFGFTEDANSLYETRRQMVGDKLQMRTRRKQPQFSDFYKLVVEEAENDTRFIDLRDRLKRITAGESLGLFDCQSKVSLSEAPIIVFDLSKLHENSDLRKLGQYVALEYIIESFIKKNPSQKKRVIVDEAQKALENREGTPAGEYAAVFLDNAFTRIRKRGGSACAASQQFSIFASNKYGASIIRNSDTKLLLKQNELDGPMLKELFGLADHELQRLYDAQQGEVRWDVNGEIVYSYYKATPWEHKLFNTRHVQAEEGA